The genomic window CCAATTGACCAGTGGAATATTTACTTCAACGATAGGTGCCTGTACGAGCTCGATTGTTTTATCTGAGTTTGTATTTGTTACTTCAATATGCATATGATGTAATGATAACAATTGAACAATGTCATCGATAAGGCCTTCATTAACTCTAAACTCATCGCAAATAGATTTGTACGTAGAGATTTTATTTTTATGAATGTAGAATATGATCTCCCAAAATTCGTTTCTTTTCATCATCGCTTGAACTTCAAAAGGAATTTTGCGCAACTTTTTGTTCATAATTCTCCTTAATGGTAAAACTCTTCTCGGATACCCGAGCAATTAACTTTAGTATAAGTAAATTCAATTACTTGTAACTAGTTGTTTATATTAAGAAATTTATGGCATAATGGGGTATGATCGCAAAAAATCTATTGAAAAACCCCATTCTTGTCATAGGTGTTCTTTTTATGGCCATATTCTTGTTTGATTTGCGTGATCGCAAAGTTTTCTTCCATAGAGACAAACTAGAGGCCACATCTTGTAAAGCCGCGATAGTTCCACTTACCAAGAGGGTTGCTGAAGATCAATGGACAATCAAATGTAAAGAAAACAATCTCGATATTGATATTATTTCAGAATACAGCGCAAACACTAATGTCACTAAAAAAATTCTCTACACCGAATTGGCAAATCAACTCATGTTTATTTCTCAAAATACCCATCCTGAAGCGATGGAGAGGACTTTTATGGTCGTCATAAAGCTTAAAAGTAACATGATGAATATCTCTGCCATGACAGAAGGTAAGTATCTAGCAAAAATGAGAAACTTACAGGATGAAAATCAATTACTCAAACATATCCAAGCAACGGTTAAGACTAAAGAATTTTCTAAATGACTCTGATATTTCAGTTTCAAATTGATAATTTTTATCATCAACATTAAAAGAATATCTAAGTGAATGTAAAAATAACCGACTTGCCTTTGGGCCACTATAGAGTTCATCTCCTAATAAAGGGTGTCCACGATGTGAGAATTGAACACGAATCTGATGTCGACGGCCATGTTTTAACTTTATATGAACAAGGCTTAAATTTTCTTTCTCATTAAACTTGAGAAGTTTATATTCGAGCCTAGAATATAAACCTTCCTGTGACACTTTTACTTTTTTGCCTTTAATATCACTACTTGAGAGATTATCTTCAAATACTCCCTTATCGCTGATTTTCCCACTGACAATCGCAATATATTCTTTGAGCAAGTTGTGGGCATTTTCTCGTAAAATATTCCAGATTTTAAATTTTTTACAGTAAACTAAAACTCCCGAAGTCTCAAAATCTATACGATGGATTAATCCTTTTTCATATGAATTTTCAAATATGAAATCCCCTAGCTTTTGTTCTTTTCTTAAAAAGCAAATTACCGAAGACTTTTCAGAGTAAAGATGGGAATGGCAATTTATTTTAGAAGGTTTATCTAATACAATAAATAGATCGTCTTCAAATAATATATTGATTCTGGGCCCAATATAGTTTGGATTCTCTATATAGTGATTAACAAGGTCGATAGGTAGTGAAATTTCTTGTTTATCAACTAATCTTCGTTTAAGTTCTTTTTTTTCAATAAATTTTTTTAATCTCTGTTTTGAAATACCTAGATCATTACAAAAATCACTCAGTGTTGAATATTTTTCTATCGGTGAAACTTTTATATTCATTATCGAACGTCAGTTTTTTTACCATTATCTCTCAGGTCAGTTTTTCTGAGAATAAACTCCACTCTTCTATTTAAGTGTTCTGGAACATCTTGTCCATTATCATATCCAGAATTTGGGCGAGTATCACCATAAAAAACTGTTGTAATTCTATCAGCAGCGATACCACCATTAATTAAGAGTTTCGTTACTCTTAGGGCCCTTTGCGATGATAGTGTAAAAGCATCACCATGTTGTGAAGGATCTGTTTCATCTTTTGAAGCATGTCCTTCTACAAACACTTTCCATTTTGTTCCATTTAATAGTTTAATCACTTTTGTTAGTGTTCGAGTGTTAATTTCAACTACTTCAAGTGAACTAGGTTTAAAAAATATTTTTTCTTTAAGCCTAACCATTATGCCTTCAGGTTGCTCATAGACATCAACATCTTCAACCAGTTCAAAATCTTTCAAATCTGATCGCATAATTTTTAAAATCTCAGTAGACTCTCTATTTACTTCATGTTTATCTAGAAATCCTTCTGTTGTTAAAAATTCAATGGGAAAAGAGCGAATTGGCTCTTGTGATTCTAACATTGTAGGAGAATCGTCTGGAGACTTTCCACTTTGGATGACTTCTCCTTGCTTTAATACGTTTCCTCCAAATGCATCTCTCACAGAACCTAGAGCTGCTTCATATTTTGCAGTTTCTGTTTTTGCAAAAGAAAGTAAGAGAACGAAAAATGTAAGTAGTAAGGTTACAAGATCTGAAAACGTGGCCATCCAACCCGGTAGTCCTGGAGGACAATCTGGACATTTTGCAGGGGCATCCCCTGCAGGGGCACCACCGCCGCCTCCACCACCAGAGTCATTATTGTCAGCTTCATCTGCCATGGTTTAATCCTTATTCATCCCCTCCGCTATCGGCCGATTCTCTTTGGGCGGGAGGTAAGAATGCGCTTAATTTTTCTTTAATTAGCCTAGGATTCTCTCCTGCTACAATTCCCAGAGTTCCAGCAATAACGATATTCATCTTTGTAATTTCTAATTGAGATCTATATACAAGCTTTTTCCCAAGAGGGATTGCAAAAGCGTTTGCTAAAATCGCTCCATAAAATGTCGTCAAAAGAGCAACGGCCATCGCCGGCCCAATCGCCGAAGGATCAGATAGGTTTTGAAGCATTTGAACAAGTCCAATCAGTGTTCCAATCATACCAAATGCTGGGCCATCGGCACCAATCCCATCTAGTACGTCAGCTCCAGTTTTATGTCTTTGTTCCATTGCATCTATTTCAAGTTGTAAAATGGCCTGGATAACTTCTGGTGGCCTATTATCAGCGGCCAAAGTCATTGCTTTTTTCATAAATGGATCTTCAACTGGAACTTTTTCAAGTGCAAATACCGATTCTCTTCTAGCAGTTTCTGCAAGACTTCCTATTTCTTCGATTGTTTCTTTAGGATCTGCAGGGGTGAAAAATATTGATTTCATTGTGAAGGCCATAAGCTTAACAACCACTTCCATGGGCCATTTAATAAATGTTGCAGAAATAACCCCTAGCCCAACAACAATAATTGAAGGGACATCAATAAATATGACAATACTTCCACCAGCTAAGATTGCACCCATAACGGCAACAGTTGCTAGTGCTAGACCAATGACGGTTGCGATGTCCATAATTCCTTCCTCTAGAAACGTATATATCAACTCCTCGGTGTCACCCGGGGCTTTTTGAGAAAAAAAATGGCCAGGGAAATTTTTTCCTGTATTTATGAACTAAAAAGTTTTTAGGTTTTAAGGTAAAAAGCTTACATTTCAATAGCTAAGAAGTAAGTGTATTTTTCTTATGAGAATAGGATTAACCAATGAAAGATGAAATTTGCGTATAGAAGTTGGCAAATTTACAATTACTCTGTAACTACCTGAGAAAAATGTCCTATTTGATGTTAAGCGATTTTGA from Halobacteriovoraceae bacterium includes these protein-coding regions:
- a CDS encoding RNA pseudouridine synthase — protein: MNIKVSPIEKYSTLSDFCNDLGISKQRLKKFIEKKELKRRLVDKQEISLPIDLVNHYIENPNYIGPRINILFEDDLFIVLDKPSKINCHSHLYSEKSSVICFLRKEQKLGDFIFENSYEKGLIHRIDFETSGVLVYCKKFKIWNILRENAHNLLKEYIAIVSGKISDKGVFEDNLSSSDIKGKKVKVSQEGLYSRLEYKLLKFNEKENLSLVHIKLKHGRRHQIRVQFSHRGHPLLGDELYSGPKASRLFLHSLRYSFNVDDKNYQFETEISESFRKFFSLNRCLDMFE
- a CDS encoding OmpA family protein, which gives rise to MADEADNNDSGGGGGGGAPAGDAPAKCPDCPPGLPGWMATFSDLVTLLLTFFVLLLSFAKTETAKYEAALGSVRDAFGGNVLKQGEVIQSGKSPDDSPTMLESQEPIRSFPIEFLTTEGFLDKHEVNRESTEILKIMRSDLKDFELVEDVDVYEQPEGIMVRLKEKIFFKPSSLEVVEINTRTLTKVIKLLNGTKWKVFVEGHASKDETDPSQHGDAFTLSSQRALRVTKLLINGGIAADRITTVFYGDTRPNSGYDNGQDVPEHLNRRVEFILRKTDLRDNGKKTDVR
- a CDS encoding motility protein A, with the translated sequence MDIATVIGLALATVAVMGAILAGGSIVIFIDVPSIIVVGLGVISATFIKWPMEVVVKLMAFTMKSIFFTPADPKETIEEIGSLAETARRESVFALEKVPVEDPFMKKAMTLAADNRPPEVIQAILQLEIDAMEQRHKTGADVLDGIGADGPAFGMIGTLIGLVQMLQNLSDPSAIGPAMAVALLTTFYGAILANAFAIPLGKKLVYRSQLEITKMNIVIAGTLGIVAGENPRLIKEKLSAFLPPAQRESADSGGDE